One region of Hoeflea sp. 108 genomic DNA includes:
- a CDS encoding FadR/GntR family transcriptional regulator → MLDLPPIQATGRDDAVLHVLADFVTNEGLQPGDRLPTERVLSERLKVSRTTVREALTRWEGLGLVERRQGSGTYLKAAVSRDMLHMPLTFASGNDFESLMQTLEIRRALEAEAAALCALRAGPREIAFIREKLDIMEEAFHARAGMSSDEDWDFHLAIYSVSGNPLFGQIISAMQEAFHRFWEHPLGVRDFGHASFPYHRKLYERIVAHDAEGARAEALKLIATVEDDLRRGAANLKLLDRR, encoded by the coding sequence GTGCTCGACCTGCCTCCCATCCAAGCCACTGGGCGCGACGACGCGGTGCTCCATGTGCTGGCGGATTTCGTCACCAATGAAGGCCTCCAGCCGGGCGACCGCCTGCCGACAGAGCGCGTGCTGTCGGAGCGGCTTAAGGTCAGCCGCACCACCGTGCGAGAGGCGCTGACGCGCTGGGAAGGGCTGGGGCTGGTCGAGCGCCGGCAGGGCAGCGGCACCTATCTCAAGGCTGCCGTGTCGCGCGACATGCTGCACATGCCGCTGACTTTTGCCTCGGGCAACGACTTCGAAAGCCTGATGCAGACGCTGGAGATACGGCGCGCGCTCGAGGCCGAGGCGGCGGCACTCTGCGCGCTTCGCGCCGGTCCGAGGGAAATCGCCTTCATCCGCGAAAAGCTCGACATCATGGAGGAGGCCTTCCATGCGCGGGCCGGCATGTCGTCCGACGAGGACTGGGACTTCCACCTGGCCATCTACAGTGTCTCGGGCAACCCGCTTTTCGGCCAGATCATCTCGGCCATGCAGGAGGCGTTTCACCGCTTCTGGGAACATCCGCTCGGCGTGCGCGATTTTGGCCACGCCAGCTTCCCCTATCATCGCAAGCTCTACGAGCGGATCGTTGCCCATGACGCCGAGGGCGCGCGCGCCGAGGCGCTGAAACTCATTGCCACCGTCGAGGATGATCTCAGGCGCGGGGCGGCCAATCTCAAACTCCTGGATCGCAGATGA
- the ugpC gene encoding sn-glycerol-3-phosphate ABC transporter ATP-binding protein UgpC has translation MASVSLDKVQKNYGALNVLEAVDLEISDGEFVVLVGPSGCGKSTLLRMIAGLEEVSAGEIRIGERVVNDVAPKDRDIAMVFQSYALYPHMDVSANMGFSLALRKTDKGAIDNRVAGAADRLGLNKLLQRLPRQLSGGQRQRVAMGRAIVRDPKVFLFDEPLSNLDAKLRVHMRTEIKALHQQLKTTSVYVTHDQVEAMTMADRIVVMHDGVVQQVGAPLDLYDRPANAFVAGFIGSPGMNFLPARVERLGTQAIAVLADGQKLAVPVELPLTDGEKISVGVRPEHLRVQSDGPLEAEVEVVEPLGMSTQFYARMAGQQICVFAMGRVSVKPGDMVRLGASPESLHLFAPGSGRRIG, from the coding sequence ATGGCCTCCGTTTCACTTGACAAGGTTCAGAAGAACTACGGCGCGCTCAACGTGCTGGAAGCTGTCGACCTGGAGATTTCGGACGGCGAGTTCGTGGTGCTGGTCGGTCCGTCAGGCTGCGGCAAGTCCACGCTGCTGCGCATGATCGCCGGCCTTGAGGAAGTCTCGGCCGGCGAGATCCGGATAGGCGAGCGCGTCGTCAACGATGTCGCGCCCAAGGACCGCGACATCGCCATGGTGTTCCAGTCCTACGCGCTCTATCCGCACATGGATGTGTCGGCCAATATGGGCTTCAGCCTAGCGCTGAGGAAGACCGACAAGGGCGCCATAGACAATCGCGTTGCAGGCGCTGCCGACCGGCTCGGCCTCAACAAGCTGCTGCAGCGACTGCCGCGCCAGCTGTCGGGCGGCCAGCGCCAGCGTGTGGCCATGGGCCGCGCCATCGTGCGCGACCCCAAGGTGTTCCTGTTCGACGAGCCGCTGTCCAACCTCGATGCCAAGCTGCGCGTGCATATGCGCACCGAGATCAAGGCGCTGCATCAGCAGCTCAAGACCACCTCTGTCTATGTCACCCATGACCAGGTCGAGGCGATGACCATGGCCGACCGCATCGTCGTGATGCATGACGGTGTCGTCCAGCAGGTGGGTGCGCCGCTCGATCTCTACGATCGCCCGGCCAACGCGTTTGTCGCCGGCTTCATCGGCTCGCCGGGCATGAACTTCCTGCCCGCGAGGGTGGAGCGCCTGGGTACGCAGGCCATCGCCGTGCTTGCCGACGGCCAGAAGCTTGCTGTGCCCGTCGAGCTGCCACTGACAGATGGCGAAAAGATTTCCGTGGGCGTCCGCCCTGAGCACCTGCGTGTCCAGTCGGACGGGCCGCTTGAGGCCGAGGTCGAGGTGGTCGAACCCTTGGGCATGTCGACGCAGTTCTACGCGCGTATGGCCGGCCAGCAGATCTGCGTCTTTGCCATGGGGCGTGTTTCGGTCAAGCCGGGGGATATGGTGCGGCTCGGGGCGAGCCCGGAAAGCCTGCACCTGTTTGCACCCGGCAGCGGCAGGCGTATCGGCTGA
- a CDS encoding sugar ABC transporter permease, producing MHNRALPYLLTLPSLVLAAVVIFWPVLDLLQIATHEVSRFGQLRAFNGTDNFASLIRDPDFLRALIRTGLWTVSVVGGALLVSIPVAIILNTDFYGRSIARVIVMLPWAVSLTMTAIVWRWALNGESGMLNSALRGLGLADQNIQWLASAATAFPMQIMIGILVTVPFTTTIFLGGLSSIPDDLYEAAALEGAGPVQQFRRITFPLLKPFVNIAIVLNTIYVFNSFPIIWVMTQGGPANSTDILVTYLYKMAFRLGKLGEASAVSLIMLAILLVFTAIYIRLAMRGERA from the coding sequence ATGCACAACCGCGCCTTGCCATATCTGCTGACGCTGCCGAGCCTGGTGCTGGCGGCCGTCGTCATCTTCTGGCCCGTCCTCGACCTGCTCCAGATCGCCACCCACGAGGTCAGCCGCTTCGGCCAGTTGCGCGCCTTCAACGGCACCGACAATTTCGCTTCGCTGATCCGCGATCCCGACTTCCTCAGGGCGCTGATCCGCACCGGTCTGTGGACCGTATCAGTGGTCGGCGGCGCGCTGCTGGTCTCTATCCCCGTCGCGATCATCCTCAACACGGATTTCTACGGCCGTTCGATTGCGCGGGTCATCGTCATGCTGCCCTGGGCGGTGTCGCTGACCATGACGGCCATCGTCTGGCGCTGGGCGCTGAACGGCGAGAGCGGCATGCTGAATTCCGCCCTGCGCGGGCTTGGCCTTGCCGACCAGAACATTCAGTGGCTGGCGAGTGCGGCGACCGCATTCCCGATGCAGATCATGATCGGCATCCTGGTCACCGTCCCGTTCACCACCACCATTTTCCTCGGCGGCCTGTCGTCGATCCCCGACGATCTCTACGAGGCGGCGGCCCTCGAAGGCGCGGGGCCGGTGCAGCAGTTCCGGCGCATCACCTTCCCGCTGCTCAAGCCTTTCGTGAACATCGCCATCGTGCTCAACACGATCTACGTGTTCAACTCGTTCCCGATAATCTGGGTGATGACGCAGGGCGGCCCGGCCAACTCGACCGACATCCTCGTCACCTATCTCTACAAGATGGCGTTCCGGCTGGGTAAGCTCGGCGAAGCGTCGGCTGTGTCGTTGATCATGCTGGCGATCCTGCTCGTCTTCACCGCCATCTACATCCGGCTCGCCATGCGGGGAGAACGCGCATGA
- a CDS encoding M81 family metallopeptidase: MRIFTASLATETNTFSPVPTDRASFEMAFYAGPGQHPETPTLCSSPMVVLRRRAAAEGLTVIEGTATWAEPGGLIQRQTFEALRDEILDQLRSALPVDAVILGLHGAMVAQGYDDCEGDLLARVREIVGPEVVIAAEFDPHSHLTPKRVAACNVLATFLEFPHTDFYERGEHVVELGLAAARGDIRPVISTFDCRMIAVLPTSQEPMRSFVDRIKALHGKDGILSVSVIHGFMASDVPEMGVRLVVVTDNDQARGDALAEKLGMELYALRERTALDMVDPDAGIDQALAAHAANTARPAVMADVWDNPGGGVPGDGTFVLRRLLERGIGKVGVATIWDPVAVTFCHAAGEGAVIDLRFGGKAGPQAGEPIDARVKVVKVVDEGWQSFGPSRVTLGPTALVRVEGTEVDIILNTNRTQTFEPDVFSNLGVDPMAKDVLLIKSTNHFYAAFAPIAAEIVYVAAPSSYPSNPRLTNYTTITRPLWPRVENPWA; the protein is encoded by the coding sequence ATGCGCATCTTCACCGCCTCGCTGGCCACCGAAACCAACACCTTCTCGCCGGTGCCGACCGACCGTGCGTCGTTCGAGATGGCGTTTTATGCCGGGCCGGGCCAGCATCCGGAGACGCCGACATTGTGCTCGTCGCCGATGGTCGTGCTGCGCAGGCGGGCCGCGGCCGAAGGGCTGACCGTCATCGAGGGCACCGCCACCTGGGCCGAGCCGGGCGGGCTGATCCAGCGCCAGACCTTCGAGGCGCTGCGCGACGAGATTTTGGACCAGCTCCGCTCTGCGTTGCCGGTCGATGCGGTCATCCTCGGCCTGCATGGCGCGATGGTGGCGCAGGGCTACGACGATTGCGAGGGTGATCTTCTGGCTCGCGTCCGTGAGATCGTTGGACCCGAGGTCGTGATCGCCGCCGAGTTCGATCCGCACAGCCATCTCACGCCGAAACGTGTCGCGGCCTGCAACGTGCTGGCGACGTTCCTCGAGTTCCCGCACACCGATTTCTACGAACGCGGCGAACATGTCGTCGAGCTCGGCCTTGCCGCCGCGCGTGGCGATATCCGACCCGTCATCTCGACCTTCGACTGCCGCATGATCGCGGTGCTGCCGACCAGCCAGGAGCCGATGCGTTCCTTCGTCGACCGCATCAAGGCGCTGCACGGCAAGGACGGCATCCTGTCGGTGTCGGTCATCCACGGTTTCATGGCGTCGGACGTGCCGGAGATGGGCGTGCGCCTGGTCGTGGTCACCGACAACGACCAGGCCAGGGGCGACGCGCTGGCCGAAAAGCTCGGCATGGAGCTCTATGCGCTCAGGGAGCGGACAGCGCTGGATATGGTCGATCCCGATGCGGGCATCGACCAGGCGCTGGCGGCGCATGCCGCCAACACCGCCAGGCCGGCGGTCATGGCCGACGTCTGGGACAATCCCGGCGGCGGCGTGCCCGGCGACGGTACGTTCGTGCTGCGCCGTTTGCTCGAGCGCGGCATCGGCAAGGTCGGCGTCGCGACGATCTGGGATCCCGTGGCGGTGACGTTCTGCCATGCGGCGGGGGAGGGCGCCGTCATCGACCTGCGTTTCGGCGGCAAGGCCGGGCCGCAGGCGGGCGAGCCGATCGACGCCCGCGTCAAGGTGGTGAAGGTGGTCGACGAGGGCTGGCAGAGTTTCGGGCCAAGCCGCGTCACGCTCGGGCCGACCGCACTCGTGCGTGTCGAAGGCACCGAGGTCGACATTATCCTCAACACCAACCGCACCCAGACCTTCGAGCCCGACGTCTTCTCCAATCTCGGCGTCGACCCGATGGCGAAGGACGTGCTGCTGATCAAGTCGACCAACCATTTCTACGCAGCGTTTGCGCCCATCGCGGCCGAAATCGTCTATGTCGCGGCGCCAAGTTCCTACCCGAGCAACCCGCGGCTGACCAACTACACCACGATCACGCGCCCGCTCTGGCCGCGGGTTGAGAACCCCTGGGCGTGA
- a CDS encoding carbohydrate ABC transporter permease: protein MMSSKLKRTIIAWGLLLPLVVVTLFPFAVMFLTAVKPAQEVLNPSWWPSEFRWRNFAEMWVATGFGRALFNSLYVSVIATLGAIVVSIPAAYAMSRFRFAGHGAFRQFLLVSQMISPIVLVLGLFRLLAAFGLIESLNAVGGVYMAFNIAFTVWMLQSYFDTIPRDLEEASWMEGGSRWLTLRKVFLPLCVPAIAVTAIFTFINAWNEFVVALTMLRSQDSYTLPIQVFSLVAGRYTVEWHYVMAATLLATVPVAILFVWLQRYLVRGLALGAVK from the coding sequence ATGATGTCGTCCAAGCTCAAGCGCACCATCATCGCCTGGGGCCTGCTTTTGCCGCTGGTGGTCGTGACACTGTTTCCCTTCGCCGTGATGTTTCTGACGGCGGTGAAGCCGGCCCAGGAAGTGCTGAACCCAAGCTGGTGGCCGAGCGAATTCCGCTGGCGCAACTTTGCCGAAATGTGGGTGGCCACCGGTTTCGGCCGCGCGCTGTTCAACTCGCTCTACGTGTCTGTCATCGCGACCCTGGGGGCGATCGTGGTGTCGATCCCGGCGGCCTACGCGATGTCGCGCTTCCGCTTTGCCGGTCATGGCGCCTTCCGCCAGTTCCTGTTGGTGTCGCAGATGATCTCACCGATCGTGCTGGTGCTCGGCCTTTTCAGGCTGCTTGCTGCCTTCGGTTTGATCGAGAGCCTGAACGCTGTCGGCGGCGTCTATATGGCCTTCAATATCGCCTTCACGGTGTGGATGCTGCAGAGCTATTTCGACACCATCCCGCGCGATCTCGAGGAGGCGTCCTGGATGGAGGGCGGCAGCCGATGGCTGACGCTGCGCAAGGTATTCCTGCCGCTCTGCGTGCCGGCCATCGCGGTGACGGCGATCTTCACCTTCATCAACGCCTGGAACGAGTTCGTCGTGGCGCTGACCATGTTGCGCAGCCAGGACAGCTACACGCTGCCGATCCAGGTCTTCTCGCTGGTCGCCGGACGTTACACAGTGGAGTGGCATTACGTGATGGCCGCGACGTTGCTCGCTACAGTGCCGGTCGCGATCCTGTTCGTCTGGCTCCAGCGTTATCTCGTCCGGGGCCTGGCGCTCGGGGCGGTCAAGTGA
- a CDS encoding sugar ABC transporter substrate-binding protein gives MAISKWKAGLLAGLSVLALAAQANAGEVRVTVAEYSSKTGPYFQEVEKAFEAANPGIDVKFEVVPWDVLLQKLTTDITAGTNADLSIIGTRWLIDFVQQDVAEPLDGFITPEFKGRFIDTFLSPSIMDGKTYGLPIAASARAMYYNKELLEKAGVANPPATWAELKDAAAEIKALGGENYGYGLQGKEIETDVYYYYAMWSQGAEILDKDGSSGLDNPGAIEAAKLYKSLIDEGLTQPGVTSYAREDVQNLFKQGKVGMMITAPFLSNQIKEEAPNLKYGVAPIPAGPTGARGTYGVTDSIIMFKNSKNKDEAWKLLDFLFQTDWRAKFTQGEGFLPVNKEEAKMDYYVNNADLAAFTALLPDARFAPVIPGWEEIAQITSDAVQKVYLGQGEPEATLKEAAAKADAILKK, from the coding sequence ATGGCGATTTCGAAGTGGAAGGCCGGCCTTCTGGCCGGGTTGAGCGTGCTGGCGCTGGCGGCCCAGGCGAATGCCGGCGAAGTCCGGGTGACGGTCGCGGAGTACAGCTCCAAGACCGGCCCCTATTTCCAGGAGGTCGAAAAGGCCTTCGAGGCTGCCAATCCGGGCATCGACGTCAAGTTCGAGGTGGTGCCGTGGGACGTGCTGCTGCAGAAGCTGACCACAGATATCACCGCGGGCACCAATGCGGATCTGTCGATCATCGGCACGCGCTGGCTGATCGACTTCGTCCAGCAGGACGTGGCCGAGCCGCTCGACGGTTTCATCACGCCCGAGTTCAAGGGCCGCTTCATCGACACCTTCCTGTCGCCGTCGATCATGGACGGCAAGACTTATGGTCTGCCGATCGCTGCCTCGGCGCGCGCCATGTATTACAACAAGGAACTGCTGGAGAAGGCAGGCGTTGCCAACCCGCCGGCGACCTGGGCCGAACTCAAGGACGCGGCAGCCGAGATCAAGGCGCTCGGCGGCGAGAACTACGGCTATGGACTGCAGGGCAAGGAAATCGAGACCGACGTCTATTATTACTACGCGATGTGGTCGCAGGGCGCCGAGATCCTCGACAAGGACGGCTCGTCGGGCCTCGACAATCCGGGCGCCATCGAGGCGGCCAAGCTCTACAAGTCGCTGATCGATGAAGGCCTGACGCAGCCGGGCGTGACCTCCTATGCGCGTGAAGACGTGCAGAACCTGTTCAAGCAGGGCAAGGTCGGCATGATGATCACCGCACCGTTCCTGTCCAACCAGATCAAGGAAGAGGCGCCGAACCTGAAATATGGCGTGGCGCCGATCCCGGCCGGCCCGACGGGCGCGCGCGGCACCTATGGCGTGACCGACTCGATCATCATGTTCAAGAACTCGAAGAACAAGGACGAGGCCTGGAAGCTGCTCGACTTCCTGTTCCAGACCGACTGGCGCGCCAAGTTCACCCAGGGCGAAGGCTTCCTGCCGGTAAACAAAGAAGAGGCGAAGATGGACTACTACGTCAACAATGCCGATCTCGCCGCCTTCACCGCACTTCTGCCCGACGCGCGTTTCGCACCCGTCATCCCCGGCTGGGAAGAGATCGCCCAGATCACGTCCGATGCCGTGCAGAAGGTCTATCTCGGCCAGGGTGAACCCGAGGCGACGCTGAAGGAGGCCGCGGCCAAGGCCGACGCCATTCTGAAGAAGTAA
- a CDS encoding PLP-dependent transferase encodes MNDSSNPFDRDYIAEAATLLAHDDPFPGGAVVPPIYQTSLFTFDNYADMADTFAGRSTRPIYSRGNNPTVMEFESRIAALEGAEAARGFSSGMAAISSTVLAFVGTGQRIVAIRNCYGDAYRLFERLLPHLGIKVDYVDGSDPDAIAAALPGAAMLYLESPTSMMFELQDLEVLTAMAKAQGIVTVIDNSWATPLFQKPILHGVDVVMHSASKYLGGHSDTVAGVVAGSVEHIRRINERTYPYLGAKLSPFEAWLLLRGLRTLPLRLPHHMKSALVIAERLKGHAHVERVNHPAFSNHPGKKTLSGYSGLFSFEVTEDIDVPAFVDALKLFRIGVSWGGHESLVVPALASLQQTPDANSIGRFGVSPRTIRLNVGLESVEDLWADVSRAFGEAKRK; translated from the coding sequence ATGAACGACAGTTCGAACCCGTTTGACCGGGACTATATTGCCGAGGCGGCGACACTCCTGGCGCATGATGATCCCTTTCCCGGCGGGGCCGTGGTGCCGCCGATCTACCAGACCTCGCTCTTCACCTTCGACAACTATGCCGACATGGCCGACACCTTTGCCGGCCGCAGCACCCGCCCGATCTACTCGCGCGGCAACAATCCGACGGTCATGGAGTTCGAAAGCCGCATTGCAGCGCTCGAGGGGGCGGAAGCAGCGCGCGGCTTCTCCAGCGGCATGGCGGCGATCAGCTCGACCGTGCTCGCCTTCGTCGGCACCGGCCAGCGCATCGTTGCCATCCGCAACTGTTATGGCGACGCCTACCGCCTGTTCGAGCGGCTGCTGCCGCATCTCGGCATCAAGGTCGACTATGTCGACGGCTCCGACCCGGACGCGATCGCGGCGGCACTGCCCGGTGCTGCCATGCTCTATCTCGAAAGCCCGACCTCGATGATGTTCGAGCTGCAGGACCTCGAGGTGCTGACGGCGATGGCCAAGGCGCAAGGCATCGTCACGGTCATCGACAATTCCTGGGCGACTCCGCTGTTCCAGAAGCCGATCCTGCATGGCGTCGACGTGGTCATGCATTCAGCGTCGAAATATCTCGGCGGCCACAGCGACACGGTCGCGGGCGTTGTTGCCGGCTCAGTCGAACATATCCGCCGCATCAACGAGCGCACCTATCCCTATCTCGGCGCCAAGCTGTCGCCCTTCGAGGCGTGGCTGCTGCTGCGTGGCCTGCGCACCCTGCCGCTGCGCCTGCCGCACCACATGAAGAGTGCGCTTGTCATCGCCGAACGGTTGAAGGGGCATGCCCATGTCGAGCGCGTCAATCATCCGGCTTTCTCCAATCATCCGGGCAAGAAGACATTGTCGGGCTATTCCGGCCTGTTCTCCTTCGAGGTGACGGAGGACATCGACGTGCCGGCCTTCGTCGATGCCCTCAAGCTGTTCCGCATCGGCGTCAGCTGGGGCGGCCACGAAAGCCTTGTCGTGCCGGCGCTCGCCTCGCTGCAGCAGACGCCGGATGCCAATTCGATCGGCCGGTTCGGGGTCAGCCCGCGAACCATCAGGCTGAATGTCGGGCTGGAAAGCGTGGAGGATCTCTGGGCCGACGTCAGTCGGGCCTTCGGGGAAGCAAAAAGAAAATAA
- a CDS encoding carbohydrate ABC transporter permease — translation MIAGRSTSSRLLGGIGLYGAIGAYVVFALFPIYWTLKISVTPQSLLYSEGITLWPSATTFENYATVLRASDFPLYFLNSVIVSVTTALVVTVIASAAGYAMSRFSFRGKTTVAIALLLTQTFPLVMVIPPIYRIMGEIGLTNSLTGLIIIYTAFNTAFATFLMQSFFDGIPKDLEEAAMIDGCTRLQALRRVIIPLTLPGMGATLGFVFTAAWSELLFALMLISSEGQKTFAVGLLTFIGKFAVDWGQMMAASILALIPVCIFFAFLQRYLVTGLTAGAVKG, via the coding sequence ATGATTGCCGGACGCTCCACTTCTTCGCGCCTGCTTGGTGGTATCGGCCTCTACGGCGCCATCGGCGCCTACGTCGTCTTCGCGCTGTTCCCGATCTACTGGACGCTGAAGATCTCGGTCACGCCGCAGTCGCTGCTCTATTCCGAGGGCATCACCCTGTGGCCGTCTGCCACGACCTTCGAGAACTACGCAACCGTGCTCAGGGCGAGCGACTTCCCCCTCTATTTCCTCAACAGCGTCATCGTGTCGGTGACCACGGCGCTCGTCGTCACGGTCATTGCCTCGGCGGCCGGCTACGCCATGTCGCGCTTCTCGTTTCGTGGCAAGACGACCGTGGCGATCGCGCTGTTGCTGACGCAGACCTTTCCGCTGGTGATGGTCATTCCGCCGATCTACCGCATCATGGGCGAGATCGGTCTGACCAACAGCCTGACCGGCCTCATCATCATCTACACCGCCTTCAACACCGCCTTCGCCACCTTCCTGATGCAGTCCTTCTTTGATGGCATCCCGAAGGACCTGGAAGAGGCGGCGATGATCGATGGCTGCACCCGCCTGCAGGCGCTGCGCCGCGTCATCATCCCGTTGACGCTGCCCGGCATGGGGGCGACGCTGGGCTTCGTCTTCACCGCCGCGTGGAGCGAGCTCTTGTTCGCGCTGATGCTGATCTCAAGCGAGGGCCAGAAGACCTTTGCCGTCGGCCTGCTCACCTTCATCGGCAAGTTCGCCGTCGACTGGGGGCAGATGATGGCCGCCTCGATCCTGGCGCTCATCCCGGTCTGCATCTTCTTCGCATTCCTGCAACGCTATCTCGTGACCGGCCTGACCGCCGGCGCCGTCAAAGGGTAA
- a CDS encoding sugar ABC transporter permease encodes MTYAVSEMGTSRTAPRKRRSMPALEPWLYLSPALILLVTVLLVPLIIGISYSLRKFSAFKSEYVGLGQYKAMFSDPLLAQALINTAWWTVGSLFFQFFLGLGLALLLDRPFWGRKVVQAVVFLPWAVPSFLSGLTWAWLFNPIVGPLPHWLYAMGIMAEPSNILADPKIAMWGPIIANVWFGIPFFAITLLAALKSIPSELHEAAAIDGASPWQRFSKVTLPFLAPTIAITVMLRTIWIATFADLIFVMTSGGPAGSTNTVATYIYVSAFKSLDKGYASAVAVLLLVLLILYAVVLIGIRRSLARYS; translated from the coding sequence ATGACCTATGCAGTCTCCGAGATGGGCACGTCCCGCACCGCGCCGCGCAAGCGCCGCTCGATGCCGGCGCTCGAACCCTGGCTCTATCTCAGCCCGGCCTTGATCCTGCTGGTCACGGTGCTGCTCGTGCCGCTGATCATCGGCATCAGCTATTCGCTCCGCAAGTTCTCGGCCTTCAAGTCCGAATATGTCGGCCTCGGACAGTACAAGGCGATGTTTTCCGACCCGCTGCTCGCACAGGCGCTGATCAACACGGCGTGGTGGACTGTCGGCAGCCTGTTCTTCCAGTTCTTCCTCGGGCTGGGCCTCGCGCTCCTGCTCGACCGGCCGTTCTGGGGTCGCAAGGTGGTGCAGGCAGTGGTCTTCCTGCCCTGGGCGGTGCCGTCCTTCCTGTCCGGCCTCACCTGGGCCTGGCTGTTCAACCCCATCGTCGGGCCGCTGCCGCACTGGCTGTATGCGATGGGCATCATGGCCGAGCCGAGCAACATCCTGGCCGATCCCAAGATCGCCATGTGGGGCCCGATCATCGCCAATGTCTGGTTCGGCATCCCCTTCTTCGCCATCACGCTGCTGGCCGCCCTGAAGTCGATCCCATCCGAACTGCACGAGGCTGCGGCCATCGACGGCGCTTCGCCGTGGCAACGCTTCTCCAAGGTGACGCTGCCATTCCTGGCGCCCACCATCGCCATCACCGTCATGCTGCGCACGATCTGGATCGCTACCTTCGCCGACCTGATCTTCGTCATGACCTCGGGCGGGCCGGCAGGCTCGACCAATACGGTCGCGACCTACATCTATGTCAGCGCCTTCAAGTCGCTCGACAAGGGTTATGCCTCCGCAGTCGCCGTGCTGCTTCTGGTGCTGCTCATCCTTTATGCGGTCGTGCTCATCGGCATCCGCCGCTCGTTGGCGAGGTATTCGTGA
- a CDS encoding sugar ABC transporter substrate-binding protein, producing MKKYGVLFAAAMGLALSAGSALADSTIKMVEVITSPPRTEFIKKQIAEFEAANPGVKVELVSLPWGQAFEKFLTMVQAGDTPDVVEMPERWLGLYGTNGQLEDLAPYMAKWSDAATLGDRAKQFGSVVDGKQYMLPYGYYLRAMFWNKKLFKEAGLDHAPTTLDEFMDANKKISAINGKYGYCMRGGPGGFNGVQMFMNIANGKGGYFNQDGTATLNEPGAVKGLEMLAEIYKNGYAPKDSVSWGFNEIVTGFYSGTCAMLDQDPDALIGIAEKMKAEDFAVAPMPTGPSGKSYPTLGYAGWAMFANSKVKDDAWKLMSTLLSPANNIAWAKEVGVLPIHNSAADDPHFKTEQFKGWFEELSSPDKFEFVTPPVHLENLGNFYDQVSVKNFQEVLLGQRTAKDIADEWAAFLTKEQQDWMAKNKK from the coding sequence ATGAAGAAGTACGGAGTGTTGTTTGCAGCGGCCATGGGCCTGGCGCTGTCGGCCGGATCGGCGTTGGCCGACTCGACCATCAAGATGGTGGAGGTCATCACCAGCCCGCCGCGTACCGAGTTCATCAAGAAGCAGATCGCCGAGTTCGAGGCGGCCAATCCGGGCGTCAAGGTCGAGCTCGTCTCGCTGCCCTGGGGCCAGGCCTTCGAGAAGTTCCTGACCATGGTGCAGGCCGGCGACACGCCCGACGTGGTCGAGATGCCGGAGCGCTGGCTCGGTCTCTACGGCACCAACGGTCAGCTTGAGGATCTTGCGCCTTACATGGCCAAGTGGAGCGATGCGGCGACGCTGGGCGACCGCGCCAAGCAGTTCGGCTCCGTCGTCGACGGCAAGCAGTACATGCTGCCCTACGGCTACTATCTGCGCGCCATGTTCTGGAACAAGAAGCTGTTCAAGGAGGCCGGCCTCGATCATGCGCCGACGACGCTCGACGAGTTCATGGACGCCAACAAGAAGATCTCGGCGATCAACGGCAAATACGGCTATTGCATGCGCGGCGGCCCCGGCGGCTTCAACGGCGTGCAGATGTTCATGAACATCGCCAACGGCAAGGGCGGCTACTTCAACCAGGACGGGACGGCAACCCTCAACGAACCGGGCGCGGTGAAGGGCCTGGAGATGCTGGCCGAAATCTACAAGAACGGCTACGCGCCCAAGGACAGCGTCAGCTGGGGTTTCAACGAAATCGTCACCGGCTTCTACTCCGGCACCTGCGCCATGCTCGACCAGGATCCGGATGCACTGATCGGTATCGCCGAGAAGATGAAGGCCGAAGACTTTGCGGTGGCGCCGATGCCGACCGGGCCTTCGGGCAAGTCCTATCCGACGCTCGGCTATGCCGGCTGGGCGATGTTTGCCAACTCGAAGGTCAAGGACGACGCCTGGAAGCTGATGTCGACGCTGCTTTCGCCGGCAAACAACATCGCCTGGGCCAAGGAAGTCGGCGTGCTGCCGATCCACAACAGCGCTGCCGACGATCCGCACTTCAAGACCGAGCAGTTCAAGGGCTGGTTCGAGGAGCTGAGCAGCCCCGACAAGTTCGAGTTCGTCACGCCGCCGGTCCATCTCGAAAACCTCGGCAACTTCTATGACCAGGTCTCGGTCAAGAACTTCCAGGAGGTGCTCCTCGGCCAGCGTACGGCCAAGGACATAGCCGACGAGTGGGCTGCGTTCCTGACCAAGGAACAGCAGGACTGGATGGCCAAGAACAAGAAGTAA